The Solea senegalensis isolate Sse05_10M linkage group LG14, IFAPA_SoseM_1, whole genome shotgun sequence genomic sequence aacaacataagatgctttgtttatttcagaCGCGTCCACGTCTCACTTCAGAGCGCTGTGGGGTCAGTTTGAtaaaaacacctgcacacaaacatggagCTGGGAAACGACACAAAAGTACAACACACTCTTCCAGTTACTGCAGACACAAGAAGAGAAGCTGAGGACAGGTGTGCGTTTGTGATCGTCCTGTGTGTAAAGTGTGCTGCTGACTAATCTCTGCCAGTTTAACAaggctttatctcactgttagacagcgtgacacacacacacacacaggggctgctggtcctctgctgcctcgtgtggtcactttgtgtggattagtgatggaggcagcagtgtgtgtgtgtgtgtgtgtgtgtgtgatagtgaacataatctggattaaagtgtcatatatgtacattttcagaAGAACGTTGTGATGGTTGAAGTGAAGTGAACGTCTCTGCTCACACAGCTCACACATGTGTCCTCCTGCAGGGAGCCTCAGGACAACGTTGTTCCAGGAGGCTCTTGATTCCATGTTCTCCGCGGATCAGACGCAGATGAACGTCACGACGCGATCGGCGTCTCTGCTTCAGGCCGCCTCCTGCTTCGGAAACCACAGAGCGACGCTCCTGCTCGCGTCCGTCCACCTCGCCGGGTTAGGACGCGGTGTCGATCACACACAGGTAACCGACGCTCCTGCAGGACAGGACACGTATGTAAGTCAGagagtggttcccaaagactgggtcaggacccacagatgggtcacgggAGAGTTGAAGAATATTTTTGATCTTTAAGTTAAAGATTTATAAAATAATCTTtttgaagtgatttatttacaaattcaAGTTTTACATACACGGCTGTAAATGAGTGTGGTTTCCTGTGTTTAGTGGGAAACTCTGCTTTATGATATAATATCtgcaataaaacactgaaaaacagccAGTGAAAGTTgtgcactgcacctttaaaagtCTCCACCATCTTAAAAACGATATTTGTTTCATACGTTTATgaaccactcgctctcccacaccaaagatgcctcgtgtggtcactttgtgtcactgacgttaaTCTGAACCAAGGTTTTCACAAAATAATCAGACacgtgaacttagtgatggaggcagctcctgtgtgtgtgtgtgtgtgtgtgtgtgcgcgtgtgtgtgtgtgtgtgtgtgtgtgaggttaaACACTCCCTCTTTACCTTAAACGACGCCtgagaataataaataaaccttGGTGTGTTTCAGGGTCACGTCTATAGTTTGATTGGCGCGTCGGCTGACGACCGCTTCGCCCTGATGCATGCTGGGTACAAACACTCACAAGGACTGGACGGCTTTCCTAAACGTCTGGACATGGCTTACAGCTACTACTCCAACGCTGGAGCTCAGAGCAGCGTCGACGCCGCCAACATACACGACACCCAGGTCAGCTCAGGtgtcttcatttattctttcattcttAAACAGTGTTGCTGCGTTAACGCTTCAGGTCCAGACACAGAGTAACACAAAGTAACCGCTaacgtttgtgtttgtctctctcagcaatacacacctgaacacatctATCTGAGCAACACAGAGGATTTGAACACCCTGATGCGCGAGACCAGCGACACGTTTCACTACCTGACATTTAAAGCAGAGCGAGGAGATGCAGACGCTCAGGTACTAACGCTGAGCTGCACTCAGAATACAAGCTTCAGTGTATTCTGAAgtctgtgaaccactcactctcccacaccaaagtccagagagaaattctgtgattttaacttctaatgtctgattttaaggattcagcttttgaaatatttgatttcgaaattcctcagtgacacaaagtgaccacacgaggcagcagaggaccagcagctcaaatcactgactttctctatggactttggtgtgggagagtgagtggttcacagacTTCTAACAGCTAACAGtgatatttgtatatatatatatgtatatatacatatatatgtatatgtatatatatatgtatgtatatatatatatatacgtgtatgtttatatatatgtatatatatagatagatatatatatatgtatatgtatatacacatatatatgtgtatatatatatacgtgtatgtttatatatgtatatatatagatatatatatatatatgtatatatatatacacatatatatgtgtatatatatacatatatatatatacatatacatatacatatatatacacgtatatatatatatatatactgtgtgtttagaGACGCCTGGGTGCGATGCTTTACTGGGGACAAACTGGAATCTCTAAAGACATCGAGAGCGCAGTGAAGTGGTTTGCGAGGAGTTCTATGCAAATGAAGGATCCCTCAGCGATGTACGACTACTCCATCCTCCTCATGAAGGTGCTATAACATTATAAAGACCTGTTTTATGACTCAACACAGggtattttatgtttgttttcccgctctctctctctgtgtgtgtgtgacagttatTGACTCTCTGATTGATGCTGATTCCCTCAGGGTGAAGGcgtgaagagaaacaaaacccGGGGTTTTCAGCTGCTGAAGAAAGCGGCGGCGATGGTTTGTGTGTCATcacatccgtgtgtgtgtgtgtgtgtttgtgtgtgtgtgttccctctcaACATGactgtccaggtattactaatgttgtggggacctaaacctgtttacacagtcacattatggggacttgtcctccttgtggggacaaaaagcaagtccccataacgtaaattactacattttaaggtgaagatatgttttaaggttaggttagggttaggattaggattaggccagtagtaattgtggttaaggttagagtaagtctccaagaaatgaatgtaaatcaatgcaatgtccccgcaagtcatgaatgtcgaacatctgtgtgtgtgtgtgtgtgtgtgtgtgtgtgtgtgtcctcactgcaGGGCTCAGTCACGGCCTTGAACGCGTTGGGTTGGTACCACGGCATCGAGCTGAATGACCACGAACAGGCCGTGAAGTACTTTGAGCAGGCGGCGCGGAGCGGCAGCGCAGACGCCATGTTTAACCTGGGACTTTATCACCTGAGCGGGACGAACCCGCGCAGCCTGCACAGGGAcgaggtccacacacacacacacacacgataaaacaagatttccacatacacacgaATGGGAAACTGATCCGAACCCAGCCCACGTTAGAGCGTCCCAGTGACACGTGGTTCAAACTTTAAACACATCACAAGACTTGAGACTTTTCTCACCTAAGTCAAAGCTTTTGCACATATTATAGACTTTTtcattccatttaaaaatgatgaaataaagttGCTATAAAATCAGTGCATTTGTGAGTAACTGTTAAAAAAGGGAGCGTTGGAATCTTCACATCTGTGTgatctgtgttttaaacaccacagaaAGCCGCGTTCCGGCAGTTCCTGAACGCGTCGCGCAGCGGTCACGTGGGCGCGGCGGTGGAGGCGGCGTGGTTCCTCTCGTCAGGGTGCCTGGAGGGCGTGTCTCAGGATGTGGAGCGGGCCGTGATGTAAGTACGCTCTGTTGTGACTCACGACAGCAGCAAGGTCACGACCGAGCATTTGcatgtctaaaaataaaagcgTGTTCCGCTCGCTGATGAATTTAAAACAGCTCCTGCTGCTTGTGAACacgctttgtttttcttttacaatgaCCTCAACGTATCAGACACTATTTTAAGATAATGAAAGACTTCCTGAGTGAATGATATTCCATAATTCATCATCTCTGCACCTGCTCACAGAATGCTGAAGAAGGTCTGCGACGTGAACGGACACCTCGGGTTTATGATCAGAGAGGCTCTGCAGGCGTTCCTGCACGGCTCCTGGTAAACACCTGGTCCACATTtaatctccctctctcctctcactgctgctctctggtgtgttactgtgtgttattgtgtgttattgtgtcgCCTGCAGGCGCGAGGCCTTCGTCAGGTATGTGCTGGCAGCTGAAACAGGTCTGGGTTTGGCTCAGAGTAACGCGGCACACCTGTGTGAGGTAAACGCTGATGCGACCCTTCGCGTCTAAACCTTTCATATTAAGACTTGAAAAGGATTAGTGAACTGTGGATGTGGTTTTAGTCAACACTGACCAAATAAACCACTCAGTgatgcctcgtgtggtcactttgtgtcactgaggttaatctgaactaggattttctctctgggctttggtgtgggagagtgagtggtttacaaccttcagtctaacagtgagatgaagacgtgatcaGCTGCAGCGTTCCttcattaaataaacacatcctGACTTTTATGCTCTGAAAACTGAGTTACGTTTGGATCTGTTGCGCCACCTACTGCCACCCAACCAGTAATGCAGCAGGGTGAGGAAGTGACATGTGATTTAGAAGCAGTTATGACTGAATGATTCATGTTCATTTCACTGAAGACACTTTAGTTCTTATGTTGTATGAAATGAACGTGGTGATGGTCTGagtcatgttttaaatgtctgcAGGAGCTGAATCTGCACGGTCACTGTCAGTGGAGATATCACAACTACTCTGTGTTCAACTACGACCCTCATCCGTCTGGTGAGAcagtctccgtctgtctctctgtctgtctgtctgtctgtctgtctgtctctggaAGTACGTAATCCTTTGTAATTCCCCTGCAGCTCTGCTGAGAATGGGCGACTTCTACTTCCACCAGAAACACTTATTATGGTCTGTTGCTGGTGCGGCGTGGATGTACAGCAGAGCCGCTGCGGCAGGAAGTCCTCAGGTGACACATTTACTCAGATTAACTTAATGAAACGTCCACGAGCTCCGGCCCTGCAGccagaaaacccacaaacagaGTCACTgcgcgttgttgttgttgttgttataatgttatcatcatcatcatcatcatcacagcttcTGCTTCACTCAGGGAATCTTCAACCTGGTCACGTTGGCACAACAGGGACACGCTTTACCACCGGGTGTCTACGCCGCGTTTAACACGACATGTGACGACGACGTCGACGTCGCGGTGGAGAAGATGCTGaaaaggtgctttttttttaaagaaaaatcagtAAACGAACAATAACGAGTAtcaagatttaaataaaaactcaaagttttgtggttagggttagatatggattgtttttaagtgaaaagtcagtgtttgtttttgtaatattgAATTTGGCCATTAGGGGGTGCTGTGCCCACACTATCCCTCTctaactgtgtgttttgatgaGCAAAAATACTCActcattatttatgtttatactaaagagagaaaatccctgccttcaaaaaaacaaacaaaagagaacaaTTGTCTTTGTATGaccatgaataataaaaacagaagatTTTTTTTAGATGAACAGTAGACGTTGATGTTTGTCGTCTGTTGTCACTAACTCAGTTTTCCCTAACTCAGGTGTGTGGAGGCGGAGTCTGACGACGCTGCCACGCCCTGTTCTTTAGCTCTGCTTCAGCTGCAGGTGAAAACAGCTCTGAGGAGAATGCACTTCATCCTGGTGAGTGTGAGCAAGTTATActttcattattaattattaattatagaCTTTAAAGCAGTTTTATTCTGATTTCTCTGCAGGTGAacgtttctctgctctctgtctgtgtcctcgTCGTCTTCATGCCTTTACAGAGCTGGCTcggtaagcacacacacacacacacacacattcaaagaaACTTGTAAATTCCAATACTTTTACAAACAACTGATGCTGATGGTGTGTTCAAAAAAACTTGTAAATTCTAGacctgcaactaacaattattttcataatcaattaatctgttaattatttttttgattaattgattaatcttttggtccataaaatctcagaaaaccttaacaaatgttgatcagtgttcgtcaaacctggaaatgatgatgttcatcTTGTTTCGTGATGACTgatgaaaatgattcacttttaatgatttctttgttgaaatgaaaacaatattcacatttaagaagctgaaacaatcagaaatcttgttttaatcatgaaaaaagcttcaaaccgattaatcgattatcaaaatagttgtcaattaatttagtaattgattaataatcgattaattaatTCAGATCTAGTAAATTCCAGTACTTTTACAAGCTATTGATGCTgataatgtgtttaaagaaaCTAGTAAATTCCAGTACTTTTGCAACAACTGATGATATGTTCAAAGAAACTAGTAAATTACAGCACTTTTACAAAAAACTGAGGCTGATAATGCATTCAGAGAAACTAGTAAATTCCAACTTATGATGATGCGTTCAAGGAAACTATAGTGAATTCCAGTACTTTTGCAATAACTGATGATGATGCGTTCAAGGAAACTAGTGAATCCCAGTACTTTAACAAAcaactgatgctgatgatgcgTTCAAAGAAACTTTTAAATTCCAGTACTTAAACAAACAACTGATGCTGAGAAACTTGTAAATTCCAGTACTTTTACATACAACTGATATGATGACACATTCAAGGAAAATAGTAAATTCTAGTACTTTTACAAACAACTAATGTtgatgatgcattcaaggaagCTAGTAAATTCCAGTACTTTTGCAACAACTGATGATGCGTTCAACGAAACTAGTGAATCCCAGTACTTTTACAAAcaactgatgctgatgatgcgTTCATAGAAACTTGTAAATTCCAGTAGTTAAACAAACAACTGATGCTGATGACACATTCAAGGAAACTAGGGAATTCCAATACTTTTACAAACTACTGATGTTGATGACACATTCAAAGAAACTTGTAAATTCCAATACTTTTAAAAACTATTGATGCTGATGATGCGTTCAAAGAAACTTGAAAATTACAGTACTTTTGCAACAACTGATAATTCGTTCAAAGAAACCTGTAAATTACAGTACTTTTATAAACTATTGATGCTAGTGATGTGTTCAAGGAAACTTGAACATTTCAGTAATCTTACAAACTATTGATCCTGATGTGTTCAAAGAAACTAGTGAATCCCAGTACCTTCACAAAcaactgatgctgatgatgcatTCAAAGAAACTAGTGAATCCCAGTACTTAAATAAAcaactgatgctgatgatgtgtTCAAAGAAACTAGTAAATTCCAGTACTTTTGCAACAACTGATGATGATGCGTTCAAAGAAACCTGTAAATTCCAGTACTTTTACAAACTATTGATGCTGGTGATGTGTTCAAGGAAACTTGAAAATTCCAGTCATCTTACAAACTATTGATGCTGATGTGTTCAAAGAAACTAGTGAATCCCAGTACCTTCACAAAcaactgatgctgatgatgcatTCAAAGAAACTTGTAAATTCCAATACTTTTACAAACTATTGATGCTGATGATGCATTCAAAGAAACTTGTAAATTCCAGTACTTAAATAAAcaactgatgctgatgatgtgtTCAAAGAAACTAGTAAATTCCAGTACTTTTGCAACAACTGATGATGATGCGTTCAAAGAAACCTGTAAATTCCAGTACTTTTACAAACTATTGATGCTGGTGATGTGTTCAAGGAAACTTGAAAATTCCAGTCATCTTACAAACTATTGATGCTGATGTGTTCAAAGAAACTAGTGAATCCCAGTACCTTCACAAAcaactgatgctgatgatgcatTCAAAGAAACTTGTAAATTCCAATACTTTTACAAACTATTGATGCTGATGATGCATTCAAAGAAACTTGTAAATTCCAATACTTTTACAAACTATTGATGCTGATGATGCGTTCAAAGAAACTAGTAAATTACAGTACTTTCACAACAACTGATGATGCGTTCAAAGAAACCTGTAAATTCCAGTACTTTTACAAACTATTGATGCTGGTGATGTGTTCATGGAAACTTGAAAATTCCAGTAATCTTACAAACTATTGATGCTGATGTGTTCAAAGAATCTAGTGAATCCCAGTACTTTCACAAAcaactgatgctgatgatgcatTCAAATACACTTGTAAATTCCAgtactgatgctgatgatgtgtTCCTTGAAACTAGTAAATCCCAGTATTTTTGCGACAACTGATGATGATGCGTTCAAAGAAACTTGTAAATTCTAGTACTTTTACAAACTATTGATGCTGATGATGCTTTCAAAGAAACTTGAAAATTCCAATACTTCTACAAACAACTGATGCTGATGCGTTGAAAGAAACTTGAAAATTCCAATAAGTTAACAAACTATTGATGCTGATGATGCGTTCATGAAACTAGTGAATCCCAGAACTTTTGCAACAACTGATGATGATGCGTTCAAAGAAACCTGTCAATTTCAGtatttttacaaacacacatgcagtccacttaaatgcttgctgctgctgtggtaaTAAAAGCACTTCTAATTAGGTCATCATTCGTAAAGAAAGTATAGAAATTTTTTTTTCGTTGATAAAACACTGTTCAGTTTTGGATCTTTTCAATATTGTTAtgaatatacacatatatatatatatatatatatatatatatatatatatatatatatatatatatatatatatatatatatatatatatatatattttcctctttgctAATTGACCTAATTTATTGGATTGTGTCTCAAAGCTTTAATAAAACTGCACAACCATCACATATAATTTGAAAGAACAGAGGAAAACCATGTGTGATCGTGTTGGTTTACCATgaaaagtgattttaacattttctcctcctgcatgtgaaCATAGAACAAAGAGTCTCTAGTCGTCGAGCAGCTGAACTGAGGGCGAGGACGACGTCGGGCAGAGGGGAGGAGCGAGGCATCATGGGAGTTTCCCACAGAGTGGTGGAGAATCAAAGACTAAACATGGTGAACGGAGAGCGGTGGCTGCGACAGACCAGTGATTTTGCCGTGACGCTGTCGggcgtctgtgtgtttgttttctgcaccGCGTTCctcactcacttcctctgaACAACCACACAAAAAGTAGAATAAGGGCAAagaaatgtaaattattaaagATAAATTAtaattagggcccgagccatgaatggcaggggccgaaacggctctatagcgcccccctaAGGTggaaacagaggcaaaattgagttccactgaatttcctgaaacttggtggaaagatGTTATCGACCAAGATGCACAAAAAGGTCGAatgtaaccatggcctcaactcaacaggaagtcagacaaTTGGAATCTTGGTGTTCATTTTAGCGATTTGCACTGTAGATAaaaaggttttgtggattcaaaagtgaggtcagggaactgctgcactccctgACTTATGTGGGACTCCAGGGCCCCATCATGACTGTGTGCTGTCCTAGttattataacatttatatttttcgGGGGTTTGTGGTGTCGACAAAGtctgtttgtgatgttttaaggccaataaaacatttccaagtgttttatgttgttgatgttggtCGTCATTTAACATTGAACACATTGATGGTAGaaattaacataaaataataataaataaatattaaaataaacatattacCCATTAATCTGTTTGTCCAATTGTGTAAAATATTAATTGTTTTAATCTGGCCAGTAGGAGgcagtcaagtgaaaaatgtAGGGGTTGAAATTATATCACAGTATTCtgtcatgacataaaaaaaataataaagttttttttttttttagaatttcaaaataaaagtatctgTATTCATGCGGAAcaaaatagttcacaataaaatgtatttaaaaaaaacataacttcaTATTAAATGGCGGGGCACATGACATCGATTGGACACCGTAAGAGGCCTGCGccccgcgagtttgagacctctgatacAGAGGTAAAGACATATTTTCCCTctctgaaaaaacaacattataaatGACAAATTATTCACACGTTGCTGAACTTAAATCCTCATTTAATGAACACATGGTCTGTGCATGGAGGATATTTTAACTGTAGTTTCCGAGACCAGGCCACACGGTGGAGCAGTGGATAACATTACTGCCTCATTGCAAGATTGTtggccccatgtcagctgggattagatCCAGTctcctgcaaccctcatgtgcaggataaagcagaagagaatgagtgaatgtgtgtaaactTACATCATAAACATAAGTCataataattgattcataatGGATGAATAATTGATTCGTGATCCGTCTACCTCTATCATAATCTCTGGgtaatttctttatttctgctctgtttctgtctcttggAACTAAAACCACTGGTGAAGAGCAGTGAACGGGGAAATCCATAGAATTCGCTGAAAGACATGAAATGATGTCTTTGCACAACTAAAACAGAAACCATGTTGAGGTGATAATTCTGTCCGTTTTATGAAGCACACTCTCAGGAATAATCTTGCTTTGACGTCTCAGTCGATCTCTCCACACATCATTATACACCAAGCTTCaataaaacttatt encodes the following:
- the LOC122781231 gene encoding protein sel-1 homolog 3, yielding MFQRFLLFKDKKMNVFHVIVVAHAFTAAVLKGESVSQSGQSLRGDFLEFTAAADRVPDDSVVHVRYRCSRPCGLTVEAVVSTLRKKDVVIFRRTWISSTPAVDRTQRVALPRPPSISDTHGLFNGTVTDVGFVTVRAWLDHLREGGEAGTYQRSMWRIYRVLTMMATKPPTECPSWFTQLKRQITRDGISQCPHESDVIDMLDFPLASTGENFGAIRRFKPFIDESLERVRRQAVTEPSVTISVWIYVVERCQEEMCGIIHHVDRANSYGSVMMQLTHSGDVIIQARLTTGEDEAFRARAALPLWKWIRLDCSVQDSKVLLDTTWEEETIRHIFQFQDSIYYDDTDGYFVVGGGKYMPGIHGYFGPVRFYRLGAEEINNPLHPETTLKELDRTHHECREMKAFTEAFLKQVTNRGDASTSHFRALWGQFDKNTCTQTWSWETTQKYNTLFQLLQTQEEKLRTGSLRTTLFQEALDSMFSADQTQMNVTTRSASLLQAASCFGNHRATLLLASVHLAGLGRGVDHTQGHVYSLIGASADDRFALMHAGYKHSQGLDGFPKRLDMAYSYYSNAGAQSSVDAANIHDTQQYTPEHIYLSNTEDLNTLMRETSDTFHYLTFKAERGDADAQRRLGAMLYWGQTGISKDIESAVKWFARSSMQMKDPSAMYDYSILLMKGEGVKRNKTRGFQLLKKAAAMGSVTALNALGWYHGIELNDHEQAVKYFEQAARSGSADAMFNLGLYHLSGTNPRSLHRDEKAAFRQFLNASRSGHVGAAVEAAWFLSSGCLEGVSQDVERAVIMLKKVCDVNGHLGFMIREALQAFLHGSWREAFVRYVLAAETGLGLAQSNAAHLCEELNLHGHCQWRYHNYSVFNYDPHPSALLRMGDFYFHQKHLLWSVAGAAWMYSRAAAAGSPQGIFNLVTLAQQGHALPPGVYAAFNTTCDDDVDVAVEKMLKRCVEAESDDAATPCSLALLQLQVKTALRRMHFILVNVSLLSVCVLVVFMPLQSWLEQRVSSRRAAELRARTTSGRGEERGIMGVSHRVVENQRLNMVNGERWLRQTSDFAVTLSGVCVFVFCTAFLTHFL